In Macaca nemestrina isolate mMacNem1 chromosome 9, mMacNem.hap1, whole genome shotgun sequence, a single genomic region encodes these proteins:
- the LOC105463236 gene encoding zinc finger protein 248 isoform X2, translating into MLKSNQENEDDHFWELLFHNKTVSVENGDKGGKTFNLGTDPVSLRNYPYKICDSCEMSLKNISGLIISKKNCSRKKPDEFNVCERLLLDIRHEKIPIGEKSYKYDQKRNAINYHQDLSQPSFGQPFEYNKNGQGFHDEAAFFTNKRSQMGETVCKYNECGRTFIESLKLNISQRTHLEMEPYGCSICGKSFCMNLRFGHQRALTKDNPYEYNEYGEIFCDNSAFIIHQGAYTRKILHEYKVSDKTWEKSTLLKHQIVHMGGKSYDYNENGSNFSKKSHLTQLRRAHTGEKTFECGECGKTFWEKSNLTQHQRTHTGEKPYECTECGKAFCQKPHLTNHQRTHTGEKPYECKQCGKTFCVKSNLTEHQRTHTGEKPYECNACGKSFCHRSALTVHQRTHTGEKPFICNECGKSFCVKSNLIVHQRTHTGEKPYKCNECGKTFCEKSALTKHQRTHTGEKPYECNACGKTFSQRSVLTKHQRIHTRVKALSTS; encoded by the coding sequence ATGTTAAAGAGCAACCAGGAAAATGAAGATGACCATTTTTGGGAGCTTCTATTCCACAACAAAACAGTAAGTGTAGAAAATGGAGACAAAGGAGGCAAAACTTTCAATTTGGGCACAGACCCTGTTTCTTTAAGAAATTATCCCTATAAAATATGTGACTCATGTGAAatgagtttgaaaaatatttcggGCTTAATTATTAGTAAAAAGAACTGTTCCAGAAAGAAGCCTGATGAGTTTAATGTATGTGAGAGATTGCTCCTTGATATTAGGCATGAGAAAATCCCTATTGGAGAGAAGTCTTATAAATATGATCAAAAAAGGAATGCCATTAATTATCACCAGGATCTCAGTCAGCCAAGTTTTGGCCAACCTTTTGAGTATAATAAAAATGGACAAGGCTTCCATGATGAGGCAGCATTTTTTACAAATAAGAGATCTCAGATGGGAGAGACAGTCTGTAAATATAACGAATGTGGAAGAACCTTCATTGAAAGTTTAAAGCTCAATATATCTCAAAGAACTCATTTGGAAATGGAGCCGTATGGATGCAGTATTTGTGGGAAGTCCTTCTGCATGAATTTAAGGTTCGGACATCAGAGAGCTCTTACAAAGGACAATCCTTATGAATATAATGAATATGGGGAAATCTTCTGTGACAATTCAGCTTTCATTATCCATCAGGGAGCTTACACAAGAAAGATTCTCCATGAATATAAAGTGAGTGACAAAACCTGGGAAAAGTCAACTCTCTTAAAACATCAGATAGTACACATGGGGGGAAAGTCTTATGATTATAATGAAAATGGGAGCAATTTCAGCAAGAAGTCACATCTTACCCAGCTTCGGAGagctcacacaggagaaaaaacCTTTGAATGTGGTGAATGTGGGAAAACCTTCTGGGAGAAGTCAAACCTTACTCAACATCAGAGAACACACACAGGGGAGAAGCCCTATGAATGTactgaatgtgggaaagccttttgCCAGAAGCCACACCTGACCAACCATCAGCGAACACATAcaggagaaaaaccatatgaaTGTAAGCAATGTGGAAAAACATTCTGCGTGAAGTCAAACCTCACTGAACATCAGAGAACACACACAggggagaaaccctatgaatgtaatgcGTGTGGGAAATCCTTCTGCCACAGATCAGCCCTCACTGTCCATCAGAGAACACACACAGGGGAGAAACCTTTTAtatgtaatgaatgtggaaaatcCTTCTGTGTGAAGTCAAACCTAATTGTACATCAAAGAACTCACACTGGGGAGAAACCCTATAAGTGTAACGAATGTGGGAAAACCTTCTGTGAAAAATCAGCTCTCACTAAACATCAGAGGACTCACACAGGGGAGAAGCCGTATGAGTGTAATGCGTGTGGGAAGACCTTTAGTCAGAGGTCAGTGCTCACcaaacatcagagaattcatacgaGGGTGAAAGCTCTTTCAACATCCTGA